Proteins encoded together in one Phalacrocorax carbo chromosome 31, bPhaCar2.1, whole genome shotgun sequence window:
- the SARS2 gene encoding serine--tRNA ligase, mitochondrial, translating to MAAPRALAAARRVAGRGWRGVGGGGGARPGRSRLYEHVREGLSARPQLEVAALSERELERRRGPLRGVDLRQIVQTWSRLGEVRDSIARLEAEKGQVAQGVRALMASHDKNTAEALPAYAALRARGRQIRLQLQALLAEEAALDERFYLDALQLPNRTHPEAPVGDESQARLLEVVGEKPVFDFRPKGHLELGEGLDIIRQRRLSHVSGHRSYYLCGAGALLEHALVRFTLAKLLAKGFLPMTVPDLLRGAVFEGCGVQLNASPSPVYNIDPSRFEDLCLAGTSEVGIAGYFMDHAVRLEDLPIRVVCSSTCYRAETDTGREPWGLYRVHQFTKVEMFGVTAAESGTESEALLDEFLALQKEMFSELGLHYRVLDMPTEELGLPAYRKFDIEAWMPGRDKYGEISSASNCTDYQSRRLNIMYTDGAGQLQHAHTVNGTACAVSRMLIALLECNQLPDGSVRVPAALQPFVGQAVLTQPPAPLLRYIGPNQPRGGRQVA from the exons ATGGCGGCGCCCAGGGCgctggcggcggcgcggcgggtggcggggcgggggtggcgaggggtggggggcggtggcggggcccggccggggcGGAGCCGCCTGTACGAGCACGTGCGCGAGGGCCTGAGCGCGCGGCCGCAGCTGGAGGTGGCGGCGCTGAGCGAGCGGGAGctggagcggcggcgggggccgctgCGGGGGGTCGACCTCCGCCAGATC GTGCAGACCTGGTCCCGCCTGGGCGAGGTGCGGGACAGCATCGCCCGCTTGGAGGCCGAGAAGGGGCAGGTGGCCCAGGGCGTGCGGGCACTGATG GCATCCCACGACAAGAACACGGCGGAGGCG CTCCCCGCCTACGCGGCGCTGCGGGCCCGCGGCCGCCAGATccggctgcagctgcaggcGCTGCTGGCCGAGGAGGCCGCCCTGGACGAGCGCTTCTAcctcgatgctctgcagctccccaaCCGCACCCACCCCGAGGCG cccGTTGGCGACGAGAGCCAGGCCCggctgctggaggtggtgggagaGAAGCCAG TGTTCGACTTCAGGCCGAAGGGACACCTGGAGCTGGGCGAGGGGCTGGACATCATCCGCCAGCG GCGCCTGTCGCACGTCTCGGGGCACCGCTCCTACTACCTGTGCGGGGCCGGCGCGCTGCTGGAGCACGCGCTCGTGCGCTTCACCCTGGCTAAGCTGCTGGCCAAG GGCTTCCTGCCCATGACGGTCCCTGACCTGCTGCGAGGCGCCGTCTTT GAGGGCTGCGGCGTGCAGCTCAACGCCAGCCCCTCGCCCGTCTACAACATCGACCCCTCCCGCTTCGAGGACCTCTGCCTGGCCGGCACCTCCGAGGTGGGGATTGCAG GGTATTTCATGGACCACGCCGTGCGGCTGGAGGACCTGCCCATCAG GGTcgtctgctccagcacctgctACCGGGCCGAGACGGACACGGGGCGGGAGCCATGGGGGCTCTACCGTGTCCACCAGTTCACCAAG GTGGAGATGTTTGGGGTGACAGCGGCCGAGAGCGGGACCGAGAGCGAGGCGCTGCTGGATGAGTtcctggctctgcagaaggagaTGTTCTCCGAGCTGGGCCTGCACTACCG TGTCCTCGACATGCCCACGGAGGAGCTGGGGCTCCCCGCTTACCGCAAGTTCGATATCGAAGCCTGGATGCCCGGGCGGGACAAATACGGGGAG atCTCCAGTGCCTCCAACTGCACCGACTACCAGAGCCGGCGCCTGAATATCATGTACACGGATGGGGCCGGACAACTGCAGCATGCACACACG GTGAACGGCACTGCCTGCGCTGTCTCCCGGATGCTCATCGCTCTCTTGGAGTGCAACCAGCTGCCG GATGGCAGTGTCCGTGTGCCAGCCGCCCTGCAGCCCTTTGTCGGCCAGGCCGTGCTCAcccagcccccggccccgctgctgcGCTACATCGGGCCCAACCAGCCCAGGGGGGGCCGCCAGGTGGCCTGA
- the MRPS12 gene encoding small ribosomal subunit protein uS12m, with product MPLRALLRAAASLRGCAAGALPPAVAPGRWPVPLCPQQAGGMATLNQMHRQGRPKPPPPKLGATFGRPQIKGVVIKNLIRKPKKPNSANRKCARVRLSNGKEVVCFIPGEGHSLQEHHVVLVQGGRTQDLPGVKLTIVRGKYDCTHVQKKK from the exons ATGCCGCTCCGCGCTCTGCTGAGGGCCGCGGCCTCGCTGCGCGGCTGCG CTGCCGGggcgctgccgcccgccgtCGCGCCCGGGAGGTGGCCGGTGCCCCTCTGCCCGCAGCAGGCCGGCGGTATGGCCACCCTCAACCAGATGCACCGGCAGGGCCGGCCCAAGCCGCCGCCGCCCAAGCTGGGGGCCACCTTCGGCCGCCCCCAGATCAAGGGGGTGGTGATCAAGAACCTGATCCGGAAGCCTAAAAAGCCCAACTCGGCCAACCGCAAATGCGCGCGGGTGCGGCTGAGCAACGGGAAGGAGGTGGTGTGCTTCATCCCCGGCGAGGGCCACAGCCTGCAGGAGCACCACGTCGTGCTGGTGCAGGGCGGCCGCACGCAGGACCTGCCGGGGGTGAAGCTCACCATCGTGCGGGGCAAGTACGACTGCACCCACGTCCAGAAGAAGAAGTga